Genomic segment of Passer domesticus isolate bPasDom1 chromosome 4, bPasDom1.hap1, whole genome shotgun sequence:
CAGGTGGGCATAGGCTGTTCATGGTGTAAAAATGTTACAAATCTCCAGGAGCACAACTCCCATAGTCAAACTAGAGTTTGAAAGTTCCACCCTTCTTTAACTCCATATTTGGAGtgtattttttgcttttggCCTTATCTCAGGGAAATGAAAATAGCTTAGTACGCTTTTGCACAGCAGTGTGTTACACATTACAGAACTTTACCTTGGGTTTTTTCTTCAGACTCTTCTGAAGAACCTCCATTCCTTCAAATTCTTCTCATGGAATTCAGGATCACTTTTATTGTGAGCCTCTTCAGTATGTCTGATCTATTGAAATGTAATCCCAAAGTTGGCTACAGTAGGCTTCTCTGTTACTGAGTCAGAAGGGTTATTTTCACCTACTGTTCAAAATTCTTTCAAGCATGTTTGTAAATGGAATTTAAAtcaaaaaaaattgtttcctgtCTCACTTTTAAAGAATTAGATGTTAGTTTCCCATAACTAACCATCTTCAGTATTTATGTTATACACATTACCTCAGAATTGGAAAGCTAAAATCAAAATTGCTGAACTGCTGAATTATATCATGGGGCTGCAGTGACAGAAAGTTTTGTGATGTTCTTGTTGTATGAGCTCTGTAAGTGCTTTTCTCTTAATGAAAGTCAAATGCAACCTGCTAATAAAACTCACCTTCTCAATCAATTATTAGACAGATTATGCAATGTTAAGATGCCTGatggttgttttgttgtttgtttttgagaTTGGAATTAAGCTTTCCTGATACATGCCTCAGAAAAGCTGTGAAGCAGTccacagaaaacagaaagtTTGATTAAGTTATTTCTGGTTAAAATAATTGTGCAGCTTTTTGGGCTTAGTTGTATTTCACAAAGTTATTGTGAAAGAACCAGTTTCTTGTACTGAAGGGGAACTTTTAACAATAATAATTCTTAATCATGAATGATTAAGAAGCCTATGTAGAGGTGTTGAGCATTTGTCTTACTCACTGTGTAACATACAAGTACATGTGTGCATGATCATGCTTTGTTGCATTTCTTCTGTGGGATGTGAGCCAGTCAGTAACAGTGTTTGTCCATTCATTAGACTCTTAGCTGGGCCTAAGGAAAATTGTTTCATTTACAAGTGCTCAGTATGTTAATTCCtagccagcactgctgtgttAAGAAATATCTGTTTTCCTGTAGGAGTTTATACAAAGAATAGAAATTTCCGGATGTATAAGTCatcaaaagcaggaaaaaatgtgATTCTGAAGATAGCAGAGGATAATAAGTTTATCCCCAACTGTGAAAAGGATGTTTCCTTGGAAGAagcatattttctttcctctctaaTCTGCAACACTGGGTAATTACTTAATTCCAGTCAAATGTACggtatttttaaatatctattTTAATGACAATTCTCCTGTAGCATTTACAAATAACTGTTATGAATAagcaattttttaattaatattgtTACAGTGTAATTTAGGAGTTCCTGGTAGAATTTCTtggttttgaagaaaaaaatttcttggGAGTCTTGTTCTTTTGTTAAACCTGCCTTCAAATCTGTTACAGCCTCTGAATTGTGCCTCATTTCTATATACATACTCAAAATACCAAAACATAACTATTATTAAGTTTGGTCAGATTCTGTGTAGTTCTGGAAGCAAAACTGAACAGATTTCTAGTCAGTTAAATATAAGAAGGTGGAATATTTTTCAGAGTAGGATAAGAACTACAAAGGGTTTCTCTCCATGGTTTTTTGCATACCAGATTTCCCATTTGATGCAGACCCCTCTGTAGGCTGGGTACTTGTACAGACAATAATCAAGTGTTCTATATCTAATCTGAACTTCTAATATGTCATACCTTATCTTAAGAAGATTCTAATCATTGCTGTAGCAGAAAGGTTAAAATAGtattaatatttttactgaACACATGTATTTGTTCTGACTTCAGGTTTTAAATCCTGACATGTAAACCACACAGTGTATTCAGATCATAGGCATCAGCTGAATCCACCATAAATACAGATGAGAAATTCTGCTGTGTTGAATTTAGACTTCTGTTATCATCTGGCTTCCAGTTAGCAATATGGCAAGGAAAAACAGTTCATtgtagagagagaaaaaaaaagaaaccttacAAAGGGTATATTTGCATAAATACTACATGTGTAGGATATATACTCCTGCTGTAGGAGTGTGGACCAGCAGCCCTTAAATGGGTGGGTCCTGGGACTCTGGCCAGGAGCCAAATGTTGCTGTTGGGGAGGAACCCCTGTCCTGGGGTGGGGGTCAGGGAAACTGCCAAGGCCAGAAGGGAAAGTGCTGCAGGAACAGGGAAAGGTGCACAGTGACAGCCCCACACGGGCTGGTCAGGGTTGGCAGGGACCCCTGGAGTCTCCTGGCCCACccctgggcccagggctgtgtcatgTTGTGCCACCCTGTGGGATGGTACAGGGAGTTTATTGTACTGTGTTGTGCTGTAAGAATCTTACTCTTTTCTTTGTATTCTCCCCTTTCTTTAGAGTGAGGGATGACTTAAAAGTTCTGTCATCTGGCTTTTcagaggaggagagaaaaatgtCTGCTTTTTTAAACAGTAAAACTACCAGAAGCAGCAGAGGTACCTCAAGCCTTTTCTACTGCATATAAAAAAATACTCTTAATGTAGATGTTTTGTGACTTGTACACCTGGTAATTTCTGGGAGGGCCCTTCTTCAGCTGCCTTTCTGCAGGAGGCAGAGTGCATCTGCACTGAAGGATGCTCTGCAGCACCTGAATGCCACTGACCCTCCCTCCTGTACCCACAGCTGTCTTGCtttgtcccagctccctctgcaccTTGGGGGTGGCACTTTAAAGACCTACAACAAAGCAACAGTGGCTTTATCTCTGGTTTGATTTAAGGGTGTGATGCGATTCATGTACATTTTCTGCCCGTGGTCCATCTAAAGTGTGTGTTACAATGGCACATTACAGTGGCAAACCCTCTGACAGTGTGTGTTTGTGGCCTTTGGTTTAACAGATCCCATGGAAGGTTACCAGGGTTCGCCATATCCAGAAATTGATAATTTTGTTCGTTCTTTGGTTAATAAAGATGGGCTACGAGGAGGTAAAGAGACCACCTTACTGTTTACAAATGAGTCTTCTGCAGCACTAGTTAGAaagaatttaaataattatttattttcctcaggAATACGACAATGGAGTTACTTCTCTCTCAAAGAACTACTTATTTATGATATTTCTGGTTACCGTTGGTGTGAAAATATCGGAAGAGCTCACAAAAGTAACAATATCATGTATGTTCTTTAACTATTCAGTTTAAAAcagctttatttattttcctgttcaACTGTTATTCTCTAGAAATGCCAAAAAAACTCTTAAGGATAGAATCAGCAACTGTTACAACTTCTGCTGTCTTGCTCTGTGGGGATACAAtcttttaattacaaaaaaaaccccacaaaagcaaAGAAACTATTTATCCCCTCTCCACGTTTACTTTGTGATAACTGGGCTTTTATTTCTAATAATTCTGTGAAGTAATCTTCATGGTATTTAAAATATGGGCCCAGCGATGCTAACATAGAGTATGTTAAAGCTATTCCACAGTACTGTGTTTTGATACTTCCCAGCTAGGAagctgaaaaataagaaagcaaGCAGACTGCTTTTGAATTAATTTACAGTGCATCTTAAATTACATTCTTACGTTACTAAAATGACTCTGTCCTTTTAATAATTAAGAACTGCCATTTTAGAATGGTAATTCCTGCCACATGAATCAAGATGAGTTTTGCTAGTGACTCTGCAAGGACTCAGACTTTCTATAGTTTTAGCAAAATAAATGATGGAAAGTCTGTTTTTTAGATATGAGAATTACAATATATCATTAGTGTAAATATTTTAACTTGGAAATAATTTATGTAACATTTAAAATCACTGAAACATaaggaaatgtgtttctgaGAAACAGGGATattcaaaaaaccccacagctggATGAACTTGCTGTTTCTCAAGTGAGTTGCTTGAAGTTTAGTGTTTCTAAAGCTCAGTTGAAAAAGCCGGGTGGCCGAATCAGTTGACAGAAAATAGTGATTTTATGTGGTTTTTATAATGAAATTATctgtaacagcagcagcaacaaaatCTTATCTTAGAGTTAAGTCCCGTATGGTAATCTTAATTTGATGACTTTCTCTTCCAAGCTTAATGTAATGACATTGACTAAATTTCACTTTCAGATGTTAGtcttaaaaatttatttctttaaactTAAGAAACCTGCAGTTTACTAAAAATTGTACAAAACAAGTGTGCAGTAAGTATGCCAAGAGTATGAAAGCAATGTCCATAGCTGAGGACAAACAAAACCTGTTCATTTAGTGTTAGTTTCCTACCACATGAATTCACTTTGTTTATGTACTGTTACTAAAAATCTAAATAATTTCATTCTTAGGATTCTGGTAGATCTAAAGAATGAAGTCTGGTATCAAAAGTGTCACGATCCTGTCTGCAGAGAACAAAACTTCAAATCACAAAGTATGTAGTCTGTGATCTCAATTATACTTAAtacattttggaaaattaattttaattaatgtcTTATATTTGATTTAGGTTTTCCACTGCCACCTGGGATATGCCTCCCAGCTCTTTTCAAAGAGGTATGTTTTTGTCCTGTTGAGATATTTAAGTTCTTATGAGGCCCTGGAAGACCCTGGATACTCCCAGTAACATCCCAGtctgctgggagagctccaCACACTGTTGCAGTGGTATAGAAAAGGttctcagagcagctgtgctggtgtgGTAGCTCCATATATTCATTTTTAAGTTCTCCAGCAATGCTGAGTTACTGGGATTGTGTAACTTCACCTGGGACTAAAGACTTGCTGTTCTGATGTGAACAGCAGTTCCCAGTGTCTaagctcaaggccactccaggtgcagaacagaaaaactGCCCAAGTTTAGCTCTGCTGTGCATGTCTGACTTCATGCAAGGTAAAACACAACTGGTTCTGGAGCACTTGAGTCAGTCAGAGTCAAATGTAAGCCAGTGACCCTCATTTCTGAAATTTATTTATCTCCATTTTAGTGTACTAAAGCAGCACGTTTCCCAAACAGGCAGAATATTTAAACTGACCTGATCCTGCACCTAGACTCTACGCCCTGAACAGACAAGTTTTTCCACTGCTTAGGCAATAAGAATTGGTATTTTTTCAACTTTTAAATTTAACTATACAGCTCTAAATATCATACAGCAGAATGGCATGTTGTGCTCTACTCAAGCAGCTCATCAATAGCTATTAGTTTTCAGAAAGTGTCATTTAACTGTATTTTCAGGTCTTGACAGTATCTTTGAACAGACACTTAACCTTGTATTATTTTATGAAGCTGGATTCAACAGGCTACTTGTAGGGTGCTAGTAAAACAGCAgatttctgctattaaaatagGCTTCCACAGGTTCATGTGGCTATATATGAATATGCTGAAAATGTTGTTGTGTTGGCCAGCTTTCTGCTGTGTCCATtctgtgtgacagcacaaacTTCAAACTTGCAGAGCAATTGAAGGTATCAAGAATATTTGCATATGAAATAAGTGATGTTCTTTTTCTCAAAGGAAGAAGAGTCCATGCTAATGGATGACAGGGGGCacaaagaaggaaaagtaaATCCACATTCTAATGTGTCAGACTTGTCAAAAAGCTCAGCATCTCCAGAGAACAGCTGGTCTCAAGACTTCCTGTTGTCAGACAGTGAGTGGGAAAACACAAGTGACGATGCCTGTTTCCTAGAAGCTGCTGAAGATGTGGAACTAGCTGAAGCTGCAGGTGACAGTCTGAATTATGCCATGGAAGAAATCCCAGATGAAGTTCTTTTGGAAGCTTTAAGGAAAGAAGACCTCTACACTAAAGAAGGCAGCTAAGCACAGGCCTGGCCAGCAGTGAATGACACTCGTGTGTCACATGCTGGTGTGAAGGGTCCTGCGGGGTGGTTCACAAGCACCACTCCAGAGCTGCAAGATGAAGAATGGAGAGCCTGGGTGAACTTCAGCAGGCATGAGGAGATCATGGAAGATCACGTGGGGGCTGAAGAGAGCTGGACTAAAATATCATTGTGGATGCTGCTCCAAGCTTAGCACTTTTAATGCTCTTTGCTGTACGCTTTGTTTTGTTAGTTGTACGTCCAAGTTTTATTGAGAAGCCAACAAAACAGactttttatttccataaatgagattaaataatttatttcaaattcaaATTTAATAAAAAGATTTGTTTATTCATCTTTGTTGAACCAGAGTCTGTGTTCTCTTTATGAATGTATTTCTCTCAACATTACTTTAACAGGACAAGATTAACACCCAGCATTGTTCAGAGTACAGAAAAGTTTTATTAACTGGGATCACTATTTCCTTTCATTGATATTCTGAGACTATTTGACAATAAAAAGATACAATCTCTAAGTTGTTGACTTCTTTTAAACACTGAAACAAAACAGAGTAACAATGATCAAACA
This window contains:
- the PRIMPOL gene encoding DNA-directed primase/polymerase protein isoform X1, with the translated sequence MDEGDRGEMKRKWLERLKKVEELASHYERNPLPAVYRPRLSKPSMPPSVWKIFSRQAEAFNYVKSCEEDVHVFALEKNTQSGQRFYLVTTYEELWFYYTQGCKTSLMHCYEVIPEKDACKLYFDLEFYKPANPDADGKSMVMKLIELVSQKLKEFYDVNCSSEDVLNLDSSTDEKFSRHLIFLPPKTVFKDNTHIGNFVRTILQPAIRLMENRAAVIPTEEAGSVLQCSAGTGLDGSLTNLTAVEDDSKDRSAIAHETKDMEMPHQGENLDFSFLIVKDKEGNKQLFVDLGVYTKNRNFRMYKSSKAGKNVILKIAEDNKFIPNCEKDVSLEEAYFLSSLICNTGVRDDLKVLSSGFSEEERKMSAFLNSKTTRSSRDPMEGYQGSPYPEIDNFVRSLVNKDGLRGGIRQWSYFSLKELLIYDISGYRWCENIGRAHKSNNIMILVDLKNEVWYQKCHDPVCREQNFKSQSFPLPPGICLPALFKEEEESMLMDDRGHKEGKVNPHSNVSDLSKSSASPENSWSQDFLLSDSEWENTSDDACFLEAAEDVELAEAAGDSLNYAMEEIPDEVLLEALRKEDLYTKEGS
- the PRIMPOL gene encoding DNA-directed primase/polymerase protein isoform X4 — protein: MKSFGFITRCKTSLMHCYEVIPEKDACKLYFDLEFYKPANPDADGKSMVMKLIELVSQKLKEFYDVNCSSEDVLNLDSSTDEKFSRHLIFLPPKTVFKDNTHIGNFVRTILQPAIRLMENRAAVIPTEEAGSVLQCSAGTGLDGSLTNLTAVEDDSKDRSAIAHETKDMEMPHQGENLDFSFLIVKDKEGNKQLFVDLGVYTKNRNFRMYKSSKAGKNVILKIAEDNKFIPNCEKDVSLEEAYFLSSLICNTGVRDDLKVLSSGFSEEERKMSAFLNSKTTRSSRDPMEGYQGSPYPEIDNFVRSLVNKDGLRGGIRQWSYFSLKELLIYDISGYRWCENIGRAHKSNNIMILVDLKNEVWYQKCHDPVCREQNFKSQSFPLPPGICLPALFKEEEESMLMDDRGHKEGKVNPHSNVSDLSKSSASPENSWSQDFLLSDSEWENTSDDACFLEAAEDVELAEAAGDSLNYAMEEIPDEVLLEALRKEDLYTKEGS
- the PRIMPOL gene encoding DNA-directed primase/polymerase protein isoform X3; this encodes MKSFGFITLRHLAMKRKKSESIFIRCKTSLMHCYEVIPEKDACKLYFDLEFYKPANPDADGKSMVMKLIELVSQKLKEFYDVNCSSEDVLNLDSSTDEKFSRHLIFLPPKTVFKDNTHIGNFVRTILQPAIRLMENRAAVIPTEEAGSVLQCSAGTGLDGSLTNLTAVEDDSKDRSAIAHETKDMEMPHQGENLDFSFLIVKDKEGNKQLFVDLGVYTKNRNFRMYKSSKAGKNVILKIAEDNKFIPNCEKDVSLEEAYFLSSLICNTGVRDDLKVLSSGFSEEERKMSAFLNSKTTRSSRDPMEGYQGSPYPEIDNFVRSLVNKDGLRGGIRQWSYFSLKELLIYDISGYRWCENIGRAHKSNNIMILVDLKNEVWYQKCHDPVCREQNFKSQSFPLPPGICLPALFKEEEESMLMDDRGHKEGKVNPHSNVSDLSKSSASPENSWSQDFLLSDSEWENTSDDACFLEAAEDVELAEAAGDSLNYAMEEIPDEVLLEALRKEDLYTKEGS